Below is a genomic region from Planctomycetia bacterium.
TGCATCAGTCGCTAACGGAGAAGACGCTGCACACAGCCCACGAGTCGGTTCTGGGGACCCCGCTGTACATGTCGCCGGAACAGGCGCAATTGAACAACGTCGACGTGGACACGCGATCGGACGTCTACTCGCTGGGGGTGGTGCTTTACGAGTTGCTCACCGGCACGACGCCGCTGGAACGGAAACGATTCAAGGAAGCCGCCTGGGACGAGATGCGTCGAATCATTCGCGAGGAAGAACCGCCACGACCCAGCGCCCGGCTGAGTTCGACCGACACGCTGCCGTCGTTGGCAGCGTGCCGTCATACCGAGCCATTGAAGTTGACGAAACAGGTGCGTGGGGAACTGGACTGGATCGTGATGAAGGCGCTGGAGAAGGACCGCGCGCGGCGTTACGAGACGGCCAACGGCTTCGCCGCAGACGTACTGCGTTACCTGAGCGGCGAGCCTGTGCAGGCGGCGCCGCCGAGTGCCACGTATCGGTTGAAGAAATTCGTTCGGCGGCATCGCGGCCCCATGTTGGCCGCGTCCATCGTGGTTCTCGCGCTATTGGTCGGGGTGGCAGCCGTGATTGGGGTGCAAGTCCAGGCCAACCGCGAACTGGCCGTCAAAAACCGCGAGTTGGCGGACGAGCAGGCCAAGGTGGCGGCGCGGAACCGCGAGCTGGCCGACGAGCAGGCCAAGGTGCTGGCCCGCGAGACCCAGGCCATCGAGGCCGTGAGGCGGTTCGGCGACGTCGTGTCGAAGAACGAGGCCCTCAAGAACAACCCGGCTCTGGAGTCGTTGCGCAAGGAACTCCTGAAAGAGCCGCTGGAGTTCTTCCGCGAGCTCCGCACGCGCCTCCAGGCCGACCGCGACACCCGCACCGAATCGTTGGAGCGCCTGGCCAAAGCCACTCACGACCTGAGCGCACTGACCCAGGAGATTGGCGACAAACAAGATGCCCTGATCGCGTGCCGCGAAGCCCTGGCGATCGTCCGGAAACTGGCCGACGCCAACCCCGAAATCGCCAAATACCGCAGTAACCTGGCGGAGAGCCACGACACCGTCGCCGGCCTGTTGTCGCACACTGGCGAGTCGGCGGAGGCGGAGGCCGAGTTCCGCCAGGCGATCGCACTGCGGCAAAACTGGCCGATGACTACCCCGACGTCGCGGAATACCGTAGTGACCTGGCGGGGAGCCGTCACGGCCTGGGCGACGTCCTGGCGGCGACGGGCCAGCCGGCGGAGGCGGAAACCGAGTACCGCCGGGCGATTGCCCTCTCGCAAAAGGTGGCCGATGAGAACCCCGCCGAATCCCGGGCGCGGGCCTTCCTGGCGAACCACCACCATAATCTCGGCGTCTTTTTGCATGAGACGGGTCAATCGGCGAAGGCCGACGGCGAGTACCGCACGGCGCTGGCCATCTACCGGAAACTCGCCGACGACAACCCCGCCGATATCGAGTTCCGCTTCTGCCTGGCGGACACCCACCTCGCTCGTGCCAACGTGATGTCGGTTACGGTCAAGCCGGCGGAGGCCGAGGCCGAGACCCGTAAGGCGTTGGCGGCATACCAGCAGTTGGCCGACGAACACCCCTCCGTCACGCGGTTCCGCAGCCGCGTGGCGCTCGGCCACTACAACCTCGTCGGCAAACTGAGCATGGCGGGCAAGACGGCAGAGGCGGAGACCGAATACCAACTCTTACTCGGGATGTATCGAAAACTGGCCGACGACCACCCGTCCGTCACCGAATACCGCAAACACCTGTCGCGAACCCACCAGAATCTTGCGATCCTGCGGAAGAACACCGGGAAGCTGGCGGAAGCCGAGGTCGAGTTCCGCGCGGCGCTGGCGATCATGCGAAAGCTGGCCGACGACAACCCGACCGTCACCGAATACCGCAGCGCGCTGGCGGGCAGCCATCACGGCCTCGGCGACATCCTGGCGGCGACGGGCAGACAGGCGGGGGCGGAGGCCGAGTTCCGCAAGGCCATTGCGCTCTCGCAGAAGGCGACCGACGAGAACCCCGCCTCCGTTCAGAACCGCCAGTTCCTGGCGAACCACCACAACAACCTCGGCAACCTGATGGCAGCGACGGGCAGGCCGGCTGAGGCCGAGGCCGAGTACCGCAAGACACAGGAGATTTACCGGAAGCTGGTCGACGCCGAACCCGCCGTCACCGAATTTGCCAACAACCTGGCTTTGATCCACGACAACCTGGGCCGCCACCTGTTGGGGATGGGTCGGCCGGCGGAGGCGGAGGCCGAGTTTCGTAAGGCACTTGAACTCATACCGGATTTTGTCCAGGCCAAATCTGGACTCGCGCAAGCCCAGCGCCTGACGGCGCTGTTGGACAAACTTCCCGCGCTCTTAAAGGGTGACTACAAGCCGACGACCAACGGCGAGCGGCTCGCATTCGCCGAGTTGTGCGCGACCAAGAAGCGGTATCGCGCGTCCGCGGGTCTGTACGCCGACGCCTTCGCCGCCGACCCCAAGCTGGCCGACGACCCAAAAACAGGCTATCGCTACAACGCCGCTTGCTATGCGTCCCTCGCCGCCGCCGGTCTGGGCGAGGACGCCGCCAAGCTCGACGACAAGGAACGGGTCCGCCTGCGGAAGCAGGTCCTCGACTGGCTCCGCGCCGAGCTGGTCTTGTGGGCCAAGCAACTGGAGAGCGGCCAACCCCCCGCCCGTGCCGCCGTGCCGCAGCAGATGAAGCACTGGCAGCAGGACCTGGATCTCGCCGGCATCCGCGACGCGACGGCCCTGGCCAATCTCCCGGCAGACGAACAGAAGATGTTCACCCAGTTGTGGGCCGACGTGGGCGAGTTGCTGAAGAAGGCGGAAAAGAAGTGAGGCCCGCCGAACTCTTGCCCCAGGTGTATGACGAACTTCGCAAGCTGGCGGCGGCGAAACTCGCTTCGGAAAAGCTGGGACAGACGCTCGACGCCACGGCGCTCGTCCACGAGGCGTTCTTGAAGCTCGGCGGCGAGCGCTCGTTCGCAACGAAGAGCGACTACCTGAAGGCCGCCGCCCAGGCCATGCGCCGCATCCTCGTCGATCGCGCCCGCGCTCGTAATGCCGCCAAACGCGGAGGCGGGCGGCGTGTCGATCTCGAATCGGACGATTTGGTCAGCCCGCCGCCGGACGACGCGGTCGAGGCCCTGGACGACGCCCTGTCGCGGCTGGCCCTGACGCACCCGCAACTTGCCGACCATGTCCAGTTGCGGCATTTCGGCGGGGTTACCCTCGCTCAATGTGCCGAAGTCCTCGGCGTATCCGCACGTACCGCCGACACCTGGTGGGCCTACGCCCGCGCTTGGCTCGCCGTCGAAATGAAGAAATACTGACGATCGAGGTTCGTAAGAGTTTTTGTCAATTTCGGTTACGATCCAATTCGTCGGCGAATGCCCCCATCCCAGCGGCTGACCCCAACCACGAAAAGTTCAATAGCCGTCCTGTCGCCCCGACTTTGAAGCATGGACGGCTCTTCGCGCTCCGTATGCGAAGAGCCGTTTCTCGTTTAGCAACAACGCTTTGCGATTGATCTCCCAGCCCGTCAATCGGGTTCAAACAATCAGTCGAGTTCGGGCCCGTGGCCCGATGATCGGCAGCAACTTGTTCTCAAGCAATGAGTTGCTGAGTTCAAATCCCGTTGCCACTTTCGCAGCCATCCTCAGGTAACAATGCAGGAGTCGCACTCGGCGATGGCTGAGAAATGCTTCGGTGTGTCGGACCTGCTGCTCAGCTCTTAGCAGTTCGCCGTTCCCTCGCCCGACCGCAGGCGGTGCCGATTCCAGCCGGGGGCGCAGACAATGAGCCCGCCCGAATGTCTCTTGAAAAGGCCCAGCAACCTGGCTGGCCTACGACGAATGAATGCGCTGCGCGGCGCACGCCAGCCGTCGCGCAGCTCTTCGTCGCGTGTGGGCTCGTCTTGCGGACCAGTATTCCAGCGTTTCTCGTAATATTTCCTGCTCGGCAAGCGTGAATAGTTCTGACCGATGCGTAGGGAGTGTCCAGATAGTGAAGCCACACGATTGGGACGAACTTTGTCGAGTACACGGGCCGATGGTC
It encodes:
- a CDS encoding tetratricopeptide repeat protein, translated to MHETGQSAKADGEYRTALAIYRKLADDNPADIEFRFCLADTHLARANVMSVTVKPAEAEAETRKALAAYQQLADEHPSVTRFRSRVALGHYNLVGKLSMAGKTAEAETEYQLLLGMYRKLADDHPSVTEYRKHLSRTHQNLAILRKNTGKLAEAEVEFRAALAIMRKLADDNPTVTEYRSALAGSHHGLGDILAATGRQAGAEAEFRKAIALSQKATDENPASVQNRQFLANHHNNLGNLMAATGRPAEAEAEYRKTQEIYRKLVDAEPAVTEFANNLALIHDNLGRHLLGMGRPAEAEAEFRKALELIPDFVQAKSGLAQAQRLTALLDKLPALLKGDYKPTTNGERLAFAELCATKKRYRASAGLYADAFAADPKLADDPKTGYRYNAACYASLAAAGLGEDAAKLDDKERVRLRKQVLDWLRAELVLWAKQLESGQPPARAAVPQQMKHWQQDLDLAGIRDATALANLPADEQKMFTQLWADVGELLKKAEKK
- a CDS encoding ECF-type sigma factor, whose amino-acid sequence is MRPAELLPQVYDELRKLAAAKLASEKLGQTLDATALVHEAFLKLGGERSFATKSDYLKAAAQAMRRILVDRARARNAAKRGGGRRVDLESDDLVSPPPDDAVEALDDALSRLALTHPQLADHVQLRHFGGVTLAQCAEVLGVSARTADTWWAYARAWLAVEMKKY